A DNA window from Salvelinus fontinalis isolate EN_2023a chromosome 28, ASM2944872v1, whole genome shotgun sequence contains the following coding sequences:
- the LOC129825935 gene encoding uncharacterized protein LOC129825935 isoform X4 — protein sequence MPVMNRPGFWTGSGLSRLFSSGELWNYDENSKEQRLSKQDLRTAKETSSSHSHTLKGLPRSQSVRVELCAGKSPRCETVERGVQIPEDILTGCLTACPEEKRSSEKNGNKETLPPLLNVASSLENVSICPSFSNTPKAKTVTVSSMTGSSFLSNSKELFEDCQKRYEGQRNAQDQELPMTSCANLDAVDTDFAIEAMCDPVILNVQNDQRSQGLLPLSNNGETNHQLTSTGTEECLVSHPGSTIIEPKEAEQTTKTNIFVSNRGSLFSATFVHNTGNSDTKMSRESPSCDDSVSETGDELDAFSSSSDCLTYIEDEEKAVIDGTRGGGNTRFPHFTRRSKNGSQTQPLCLNPARIYHSSLSKPFAQSCIPLVLQMSKPVTRGLSKTTVSEEGLSEILSPVDEVLSYGSYELPPPVAHCAGYGSVSSTLLPPQPAFEVITSEEEFPPSSEGNYLYLKEDPSINSELVLPLPDDKTPHVNNTKNSGETNKDLAEGQNVFDRTENSSLVPADEDVTDLLFSFDIGDRVLVCLSRPGVLKYKGQAAFAGGLWAGVVLDRPEGNHNGTFRGVKYFRCDRNCGVLVRAEDISPLRGTQDSDLDTEPEEDPFSDEEPPNCLKPQEDGLKEDEASGGPLEGNIDREQNKPINDPLTTKMTYKEGQLQEKWCQNPQLDCCNETPEASSSSIPMPVSSLFQIGFDSCPQTAGHNMSSSFDINSWVESLTEELIQDLMMDALELRMRNREKGLLKEDNIQIDASVPAGVLLVGYHYSKEER from the exons ATGCCAGTCATGAACAGGCCAGG GTTTTGGACAGGCTCAGGGTTGAGCAGACTCTTTTCATCTGGGGAACTATGGAACTATGACGAGAATTCTAAGGAACAGCGCTTGTCCAAGCAAGACCTACGTACAGCTAAGGAGACAAGCTCCTCTCATAGTCACACTCTCAAAGGCTTACCTCGGTCTCAAAGTGTCAGAGTTGAGCTCTGTGCAGGAAAATCGCCTCGGTGTGAGACAGTGGAGCGAGGTGTGCAAATCCCGGAAGATATTCTAACAG gatgTCTGACTGCTTGCCCTGAGGAAAAGAGATCGTCTGAAAAGAATGGCAATAAAGAAACACTTCCCCCTTTACTCAATGTGGCCTCGTCTCTTGAAAATGTTTCCATCTGTCCATCATTCTCAAACACTCCGAAAGCAAAAACAGTCACTGTAAGTTCCATGACGGGATCTTCTTTCCTATCCAATAGCAAGGAGCTCTTTGAAGATTGCCAGAAGAGGTATGAGGGACAGAGGAATGCACAGGATCAGGAATTACCAATGACGTCCTGTGCTAATCTCGATGCTGTGGACACAGACTTCGCTATAGAGGCGATGTGCGACCCAGTAATTCTCAATGTACAGAACGACCAAAGATCACAAGGTCTATTGCCGTTAAGCAATAATGGCGAGACCAATCACCAGTTAACCAGTACAGGGACTGAGGAGTGTTTGGTATCCCACCCAGGCAGCACCATAATAGAACCTAAAGAAGCTGAACAAACAACGAAGACCAACATATTTGTATCCAACAGAGGAAGTTTGTTCAGTGCAACCTTTGTCCACAACACAGGCAATAGTGACACAAAGATGAGTCGTGAAAGCCCCTCGTGTGATGACAGTGTCTCTGAAACAGGGGATGAATTAGATGCATTTTCTTCCAGCAGTGACTGTCTGACCTACATTGAGGACGAGGAGAAGGCTGTTATAGATGGAACGAGAGGTGGAGGAAACACACGCTTTCCACACTTCACCAGAAGGTCAAAAAATGGATCACAAACTCAGCCTTTATGTCTAAACCCAGCAAGGATATACCACTCTTCTTTGAGTAAGCCATTCGCTCAGTCGTGCATTCCACTGGTTTTACAGATGTCCAAACCAGTTACTAGAGGGTTGTCAAAAACAACTGTATCTGAGGAGGGTCTGTCAGAAATCCTTTCCCCGGTGGATGAGGTTCTGTCCTATGGAAGCTACGAGCTCCCTCCACCTGTAGCGCACTGTGCAGGATATGGGAGTGTTAGCTCCACTCTGCTACCTCCCCAACCTGCTTTTGAGGTGATCACAAGTGAAGAGGAATTCCCGCCTTCTTCTGAAGGAAATTATCTGTATCTCAAAGAAGATCCATCCATTAACAGTGAGCTTGTTCTTCCTCTCCCTGATGATAAGACACCACATGTAAACAACACAAAAAACTCTGGTGAAACTAACAAAGACCTTGCTGAAGGTCAGAATGTTTTTGACAGAACTGAGAACTCCAGCTTGGTTCCAGCGGACGAGGATGTCACAGACTTGCTCTTCTCCTTTGACATTGGCGACAGGGTTCTTGTCTGCCTTTCCAGACCTGGTGTGCTGAAATACAAAGGGCAGGCAGCATTTGCTGGTGGCCTTTGGGCAGGTGTGGTGCTGGACAGGCCAGAAGGAAACCACAACGGGACCTTTAGAGGGGTGAAATATTTCAGATGTGATAGGAACTGTGGTGTTCTGGTCCGAGCGGAGGACATCTCTCCTTTACGAGGGACACAAGACAGTGATCTGGATACTGAGCCTGAGGAGGATCCCTTCTCAGATGAAGAACCACCAAACTGCTTGAAACCACAAGAGGATGGATTGAAAGAAGATGAAGCCTCAGGTGGACCATTGGAAGGCAACATAGACAGGGAACAAAATAAACCAATCAATGATCCTTTAACTACTAAAATGACCTATAAAGAGGGACAATTACAAGAGAAATGGTGCCAAAACCCTCAACTTGATTGTTGTAACGAGACACCTGAGGCATCAAGTTCATCCATCCCTATGCCTGTATCATCATTATTTCAA ATTGGTTTTGATTCATGCCCCCAAACAGCAGGACACAACATGAGCTCTAGTTTTGACATAAACTCTTGGGTGGAAAGTTTGACCGAGGAGCTGATCCAAGACCTTATGATGGATGCTCTAGAGCTAAggatgagaaacagagagaaaggctTGCTCAAAGAGGACAACATACAAATTGAT